GTTGCCGGCAGCCGAATGCCTGCCTTTAAACTTATCGCCGGAACGCCTGACCAGCGCCAGCTCCCGTTCAAAGTAGCGGTTTAGCAATTCAGACAAGATCATCCTCCAGGGTAATACTAAAGTCGCTGATATTAAGCAGGCTGTTAAGCTGGAACTCCTGCCCGTTCACCAGGTCGCCGGCGATAATAAAACGTATGGCGTTCTGTTTTTCTTCATTGCTCAATATCGTGATTTCCAGATTTTCTATTCTTTGTTCAAAATCCTGGATCAGCTGCTTGATGCGGGTAATAAAAATACCCTTGCCCAGCTGGTAGTTCAGGCTCTGGATGTCTTCCACCCCGTAGGCCAGGATAGACTGCCGGCAGGCTTTGAGATCCCGGTCCAGCACCGTCAGCGGCGCTTCGCTTTCCAGCAGCTGCTTTAAGTTATATTTGATGGATCTGAGCAGGGGCGTGTCTTCATCCCCGGGATAATCCTTGATAAAAGTACGGATAAATACCATCAGGCGGACTCCGCCAGATCTGTGGTTAACATGATTTGCCCGGCAAACATATCGAACTGGTACTGGGGCTGCAGCGATACTTCGCAGACATATTCCCCCGGCGAGGTTTTCGCTTCCCGGACCTTGACCCGGGCGCTGCGCAGCGGGTATTTCGCCAGGGTTTCATCGTTGCCGGAAGAAACATTGGACACGTATTTACTCAACCATTTCGACAGGTACTGCTCGCACTCCACCGCCGAGACAAAGCTGCCCAGCAATTCCCGTATCTGTACCTTAAGGTAATGGGCGACACGGCAGCAGATCAGCGTGGTCTGGATCAGGGACAATACTTTGTCGTCATTGGTGCCCGGCCCCCGCCAGACCGAGTGGTTATCCATAAAATAATATTTATCCGTCAACGGGCTGTGGGACAGGGGAATAAAACCCTGCTCCGCATAAAACTGCGCCAGGTGGCCGAAAAAGCGGATTTTCGCCTCCGGGTACTGCCAGCAATGTTCCGTCATCAACGGCGGAATATTGACCACCGCCCCCTGCAGCCGGTCGTTCCAGCGGGACTTTAAAAAACCGAACCAGCTGATCCGGTTAAACTCGCGGACGGCGGTGGCGGCAAAGGCAAAATGGGCATTGCCCCATAAACCATAGTGCTCCGGGTTTTCCGGCATCACTTCGTTAAAGACAAAACCGCAGGTATGGTTGCTGTAGGGCTCACGGATTTTCATTTTCGGCAGGGTCAGGCCGAGAAAGCGACTGGAGTCCACCTGGCGCAATTTCTGCCAGCTGACATAATCGGGACCGTTGATCACCTTGTTGACCCGGCTGGTATCGCTTAACCATTTGGCGTCGCTTTCGCCGAAAAAATTATCTTCCGGCGACATGATGATAGGGCATAAGCAATGCTGCCCCAGGGCGCCAAGCAGCTCCAGGGTATAGAGGTCGTCATATTCGGAAAAATCATTGAGCTCGGCACAGATCTGGTGATCCACCAGCATCAGGCCAAAGGGCTCCCCGCCTAAGGTATTGAGCTCGTTATTGCCTATCTTGTTGTATAACTGGCTGTATTTCAGCCCGGGCGAGAGATTGACGTCGGCGGACACCACATCCCAGTCGTAATCCAGGCATTTAATCTTCACCCGGTTTTTATTAAAAGGCACGGAAATCAGGTTGCTGATGCTGCTCCAGCGGGCTTCCAGATCCTGGAAATCCGGATGTTGCAAAATTAACGACATTTGTTCGCTGAGCTTCCCGTCTATCTCGGAAATCAGCTTGATCAGCAATGCCGTTAATTTTGAAACATCCCAGTGGCTTTCACCGGTCTTGTCACTGGCGGTGTTGATGAGGATTGCCGTCGCCTGGTGCAGAAATTCCGGCTTGTCGCTGTCTAAGGCCAGCAGCTCTTTCAGGCAATTAATGGATATCGTCATAAGGGATATGGGGTGGCCTGGCGGCCACCCGTCACGGGATTAACCCGGTATTTTAGCAACCATACGTACAGAGGTCGTCAGGGCTTCCATCTGTAACCAAGGTCTTAAGTGGGCCACGGCCGAGTAGGCGCCCGGTTTGCCCGGCTGCTCCACCACCTTGATGGCAGATTCCGCCAGCGGGGTTTTCGCCCTTTGTTCGTTGCCGATAGCACCCGGGTTGGTGAACTGGCTGATCCACATATTGAGATCGCGTTCCACATCCGCCGCTTCCAGGTTAGAACCCAGCTTGTCGCGTCCCATAATTTTCAGGTAATGGGCGATGCGGCTGCTGGCCATAATAAACGGCAGGCGCGCCGAAATGGCGGCATTGGCGGTAGCATCGGGATCCGTATAGGTCTTCGGCTTCTGGGTCGTCTGACCGCCGATAAAGACGGCATAATCCGAACTTTTGTAATGTACTAAAGGCAGGAAACCTAAATCGCTAAGCTCTTTTTCACGCTCATCGGTTAAGTTCACTTCGGTAGGACATTGCTGCTGGATATCACCGGCATCCGACTTGTAGGTCAGGTTCGCCAGGTTTTCCACCTTACCGCCGTTTTCCAGGCCACGGATAGAAGTACACCAGCCGGTAGCCGTATAGGCCTGGGTCATTTTCAGTCCCATGTCGTAGGCGGCGTTTGACCAGACGATCTGATCATTGCTGGTGGGTCTCGGGTTGCCTTCGGCGTCCAGATCCAGCTCTTCAAAATCGAACGACTTCACCGAAGCGCCTTTTTTACCGTAAGGCAAGCGGGCGATGGTTTGCGGCAGGGTCAGAGACACGTAGCGGGCATCGTCGCTTTCACGGAAAGAATTCCAGGCGGCATAAGCCGGGGAATCAAAGCCGGGAGCAACCGGCTTGCCTTCGTTAAAGACGTCAAAGCTGTCCAGTTCAAACATGGCCGGAGAAGCCGCCGCCACGAATGGCGCATGACAGGCCGCCGCCGTTTCACCCATGTAGCGCAACAGGGAAACGCTTTCGTCGCTGGCGTCAAACTGGTAGTCACCCAGCAGTAAACCATAAGGTTCACCGCCGGCGGTGCCGTATTCGTGCTGGTACAGGGTATTGAATATCGGACTGCGGTCAATCGCCGGCGCATCTTCAAACTGCTCCAGCAAATCGTCCTGGTTAAAATCCGCCATCTTGATTTTCAGGTCGGGACCGAGATCACTTTCCTTCACCAGCTTGTTCAGGCCACGCCAGCTGCCTTCCAGCTTCTGGAACTTATCCTGCTGCATAATGGCGGATAACTGCTTGGACAGCTTGCCGTCAATGGCGGCAATGGCATTTTCTATGGTTTTGGTAAGATTTTTGTCCCAGGTCACCGTACCGTCCAATGCCTGGTCCATCAGCACAGACATCAGCTCTTTGGTGGTATCCGGGGCTGTTTGCGTAGTCGCAGCGACGGCGCGGTCGAGGAAACTCAGCTCCTGCGCTTCGCCTTCCGGTGCTGCACCTTGTTCTTGTTCAGTGCTCATTTACGCTTCCCCCTCGGTAGTGACACCTAACTCAGCCGAAAGCGAATTGATAGTATCGGCATCCGTTAAGACTTCTTTTAATAACTTTTCCAGATCCCTGGAACGATCCGCCTTGCTCAACAGCACTTTCAACTGGTTGCGGGTATCCACAAGTTTTTTCAAGGCGTCAACTTTTTCAACAATGGCTTCCGGCGTGAAGTCTTTCATGGAGTCAAAGTTTAAGTTGGCTTCAATCTGACTGTTATCGTCCGCTAAAACATTGTCAACCTTAAGGTTTAACTTAGGACCGACACGTTTCATCACAGTGTCAAAGTTATCTTTATCTATCTGGAAAAACTCGCGATCGGCAACATCGACCTTGTCTTCCCTGTCTGCCGAAAAATCACCGACGACACCGACAACAAAAGGCAATTCTTTTGTTTCCAGGGCACCGTTGGTTTCCACGTCATAGGTAATGCTGACGCGGTTTTTACTGACTCGTTTCTGTTGTGAATTTAAAGCCATTGTTATATTCCTGAATTCATTTTATCGAAGGCTACTTCAGATCTGCTTGTGAAGTAATTTCAGCCGTTTGGGTGTTAAAGGCAACTTCAGCCGCTTTCTCAACTTTACCGCCTTCGCTTTCTACATAGTAGGTTTGCGCGATAGTTGAGTAAGTCATGGCGAAGTTTTCACCCGGCTGGCTGCCGTCGCTGCCGGAAACGCTGTAGCTGGAGATACGGGCATTTTCCAGGGTCACGATCAGGTAAGGGATCAGACCTTTACCGCCGCGGTCCGGTTTGGTGAAGACGATTTCAATCTTTTTACCTTCTTCGCCCGGCGAAAACAGGAAGGTAGTGATAAAGGGACTGGCGCCGTCCAACTGCTTGGAACACTGGATCTCGCCCAGGGCAACCATACCGCCGTCATTGTTGTCGGCATTACCGATATCAACGCTAACATTACGCATTGCGCTCCATGAAGTCGACTCAAGAGCAAAAAATCCTTTCTTACCACCGATATCTGTAACGGTTGCTGAACCTTTGATTGTATCGTTACCGTCTATTCTCATGTAAATTGAAGCCATATTTTTTCTCCATTTTTATCGTTTAAATCAACTTTCGATCCGTTTACCACTGGAATCCGGAATCGGCTGCCGTTTCGTTACTTACTTTACTTTCTTCTTTTTCAACAGGTTTTTCAATGCCTGCCGAAGGAATTTCTTCTTGCGGTGCTGCCGCCGCGGTTGCCACTGCAGCCATCGGCTGGACTACCGGAACACTTTCCGGTAACTGGGTTTTCTCGCCGTCCATGCCGGTCACCATGGCAATCTGGCTTAACACCTTGTCGTTACCCGCCACCAGCTCCTGCATGAGTTCCGGCAGCGACATATAACCCCAGCGAATCGCCTTTTCCAATAAAAAGGAAACCGGGCTATGGGGTTCGGCTTTATTAAAGTAATCAGCGAGTCTGCGTAACTCCTGAAAAGCCTGATCCCGGTTGTTTATCTGCTCGCTGGAAATCATCACCTGACGCACGGTTTCAACTTGGCCTACTGAGTGAGTAACCTCTGTTGCCGTTTGGTTGCTAATATTTTTCGCAGATTCGCTTTTTTCTTCCGAACCCTGGGCTTCAGCCTGCTCCTGTTGCACATTATCAAGCGGCCAGACCTGGTAGTTATTGCCCACCAGGTACTTTATCGCTTCCAGGCAGTCATTGAGGTTGCCTTTAAGGAAACGGCAGGTCACGGCGCTAATGCCAAGTTCCGCACAGGTTTTGCCGATCCAGGTATCTAATTTTTCTACCGAATCCAGGGCCAGCCCCAAAGCTTTAATAGTAGCGGTTACTTCGTTTTTTACCGCAGAAAAATTTTGCTGGGCCTGGGCCTTTAATTCCGCCAGCTTGCCGCTTTTGGTGGCGGAGAAGTAGGCGGCGTGATCTATGTCTGCCACTAACGGCAGCATTTGCAGCGGCATATACAATAAACCGCTGTTATCGCTTTCCCCCAACAACTGGATAAAGGGCCTGAGCTGCAATTCGGCAATTTCCCTGGCCTGCTCCTGCGCCTCGGAGGACTTTAACTTTTCATCGGAAATACGCGGGTGTACGTCCGGCCAAAAAGTTTCCATAAAGGGAACTAAGGTTTCCAGGCCGCCGGCTATTTTGCCGATGGAATCTTTCTGGAAAGCCAGGGACATCAGCCACCAGCAGTACACTTCGATATCTTTACTGCTTTCCAGCAGGGTTTCCCGGCAGATATCCGACAGCTTTTGCCAGTTTTGCTGGTTTTCTTCAAACAGGGTTTCATCTTCCGATGAATCCGGGGTTTCAATCAGGCGCCGGAAAGAAGACTGCGCGGCATTAAAGATATTGCGCAGGTTGCGGTATACCGCCCGATCACTCTTTAGATAGATCCCGGTCGGGGACTCGGTAGAAATTGGCGTTAATAAATCTTGATACTCTAACATTAGTCCCTGCTGTATATAATTTTTCTTATCCGATACGGCTTTAGATTTAGTGCCAGTACAATTAAAGTAACAAACTGGGCTTAAAAGTAAAGGCTGACGATAATTCTTATGTAATTAAGACAAAATAGCCATAGATATCAGCATTTTTGCTGATTGTTTACACATTTGCCCCGGTTAAATTCATACCTTTGCCGCTTATTAGTTAATGTATCAGGAAACCACCTGGGATCTGGTCTTATCTGAAATCCGTTTTGTTTGATCACAGCCCGGGGCACAAAAGCGGCTAACGCCTGCGGTTACGGCCACCACCCGCTCTTTGTTTCGCCCGGCGTTTTTGTCCGGAGCGGGTCATTTTTTTACCGGTTTTGATTTCCCGGGTCAGATCCGGCTCGTAGCCGGGCAACCATTGCTGTGGCAACGCCTGGCCCAACACCGCCTCGATCTCCGCCAGCAAATGTTCTTCTTCCGTCGATACCAGGGAGATCGCCAGCCCGGCATTACCGGCACGGCCACTGCGGCCGATACGGTGGACATAGTCTTCCGGATTAAACGGCAATTCATAGTTGATCACATATTGCAATTGCCGGATGTCCAGGCCGCGCGAAGCAACATCTGTGGCCACCAGCGCCCGGGTTTGCCCGGATTTAAATTCCGCCAGAGCCTTTTCCCTGGCTCCCTGGGATTTATCGCCGTGAATGGCCTGGGTTTTCACACCGTCTTTGCTCATTTCCGCCG
This genomic window from Thalassomonas viridans contains:
- the tssB gene encoding type VI secretion system contractile sheath small subunit; this translates as MALNSQQKRVSKNRVSITYDVETNGALETKELPFVVGVVGDFSADREDKVDVADREFFQIDKDNFDTVMKRVGPKLNLKVDNVLADDNSQIEANLNFDSMKDFTPEAIVEKVDALKKLVDTRNQLKVLLSKADRSRDLEKLLKEVLTDADTINSLSAELGVTTEGEA
- the tssC gene encoding type VI secretion system contractile sheath large subunit, with product MSTEQEQGAAPEGEAQELSFLDRAVAATTQTAPDTTKELMSVLMDQALDGTVTWDKNLTKTIENAIAAIDGKLSKQLSAIMQQDKFQKLEGSWRGLNKLVKESDLGPDLKIKMADFNQDDLLEQFEDAPAIDRSPIFNTLYQHEYGTAGGEPYGLLLGDYQFDASDESVSLLRYMGETAAACHAPFVAAASPAMFELDSFDVFNEGKPVAPGFDSPAYAAWNSFRESDDARYVSLTLPQTIARLPYGKKGASVKSFDFEELDLDAEGNPRPTSNDQIVWSNAAYDMGLKMTQAYTATGWCTSIRGLENGGKVENLANLTYKSDAGDIQQQCPTEVNLTDEREKELSDLGFLPLVHYKSSDYAVFIGGQTTQKPKTYTDPDATANAAISARLPFIMASSRIAHYLKIMGRDKLGSNLEAADVERDLNMWISQFTNPGAIGNEQRAKTPLAESAIKVVEQPGKPGAYSAVAHLRPWLQMEALTTSVRMVAKIPG
- a CDS encoding type VI secretion system contractile sheath domain-containing protein is translated as MTISINCLKELLALDSDKPEFLHQATAILINTASDKTGESHWDVSKLTALLIKLISEIDGKLSEQMSLILQHPDFQDLEARWSSISNLISVPFNKNRVKIKCLDYDWDVVSADVNLSPGLKYSQLYNKIGNNELNTLGGEPFGLMLVDHQICAELNDFSEYDDLYTLELLGALGQHCLCPIIMSPEDNFFGESDAKWLSDTSRVNKVINGPDYVSWQKLRQVDSSRFLGLTLPKMKIREPYSNHTCGFVFNEVMPENPEHYGLWGNAHFAFAATAVREFNRISWFGFLKSRWNDRLQGAVVNIPPLMTEHCWQYPEAKIRFFGHLAQFYAEQGFIPLSHSPLTDKYYFMDNHSVWRGPGTNDDKVLSLIQTTLICCRVAHYLKVQIRELLGSFVSAVECEQYLSKWLSKYVSNVSSGNDETLAKYPLRSARVKVREAKTSPGEYVCEVSLQPQYQFDMFAGQIMLTTDLAESA
- a CDS encoding Hcp family type VI secretion system effector; the encoded protein is MASIYMRIDGNDTIKGSATVTDIGGKKGFFALESTSWSAMRNVSVDIGNADNNDGGMVALGEIQCSKQLDGASPFITTFLFSPGEEGKKIEIVFTKPDRGGKGLIPYLIVTLENARISSYSVSGSDGSQPGENFAMTYSTIAQTYYVESEGGKVEKAAEVAFNTQTAEITSQADLK
- a CDS encoding GPW/gp25 family protein; its protein translation is MVFIRTFIKDYPGDEDTPLLRSIKYNLKQLLESEAPLTVLDRDLKACRQSILAYGVEDIQSLNYQLGKGIFITRIKQLIQDFEQRIENLEITILSNEEKQNAIRFIIAGDLVNGQEFQLNSLLNISDFSITLEDDLV
- a CDS encoding ImpA family type VI secretion system protein; the protein is MLEYQDLLTPISTESPTGIYLKSDRAVYRNLRNIFNAAQSSFRRLIETPDSSEDETLFEENQQNWQKLSDICRETLLESSKDIEVYCWWLMSLAFQKDSIGKIAGGLETLVPFMETFWPDVHPRISDEKLKSSEAQEQAREIAELQLRPFIQLLGESDNSGLLYMPLQMLPLVADIDHAAYFSATKSGKLAELKAQAQQNFSAVKNEVTATIKALGLALDSVEKLDTWIGKTCAELGISAVTCRFLKGNLNDCLEAIKYLVGNNYQVWPLDNVQQEQAEAQGSEEKSESAKNISNQTATEVTHSVGQVETVRQVMISSEQINNRDQAFQELRRLADYFNKAEPHSPVSFLLEKAIRWGYMSLPELMQELVAGNDKVLSQIAMVTGMDGEKTQLPESVPVVQPMAAVATAAAAPQEEIPSAGIEKPVEKEESKVSNETAADSGFQW